The DNA region AGATCAGGATGCCCCAGCGCCTTGGCGGGGTGGAAGTCGCACCCGGCGACGTGCGTCCGGTCGTTCTCCTCCAGGATCGCCCGGCCATGCGCCTGCACGACCGGATCGTTGTCGACGTAGATCACCCGGGCCTCGGCGTTGTACCGCTGCACGACCTGATGGGTGTTGTCCACCGTCGGCAGTCCCGAGCCGAGGTCGACGAACTGGTCGATCGCACGCTCGCCAACCAGCAGCCGCAGCACCCGGATGATCCAGTCGCGGTGGTCTCTGGCCAGTTGCTTCGCGCCGGGGGCCAGTTCGAGCACCTGGTCCATGACTTCGCGGTCTGACGCATAGTGATCGCGGCCGCCGAGCAGCGCGTCGGTGAGCCGGGCCAGGTTGGGCCGGTCGAAGTCGAGCGGCGTGAGCCGGGGCACGGTGTCCCACGACGACCGGTCGGCGGTGGGCATCTGGCGGGCTCCCCGAGTGTGAACTACGCAACAGAACGTATACACAGTAGGACATGGCGTGGCCTGCCGGAATCGGGATCAGCCGTTCATCGTCGGCCGTTCGCTCAACGAACACCGCCGGATGGCTGCGCGGACGTGCCTGGGCTACAGAAGGTATCCGTGTTCAGCGTGCAACTCGGCACTCGTTGGTGGGTCGGCGCCGGGTCGGGAACACGTGATC from Alloactinosynnema sp. L-07 includes:
- a CDS encoding SAM-dependent methyltransferase — translated: MPTADRSSWDTVPRLTPLDFDRPNLARLTDALLGGRDHYASDREVMDQVLELAPGAKQLARDHRDWIIRVLRLLVGERAIDQFVDLGSGLPTVDNTHQVVQRYNAEARVIYVDNDPVVQAHGRAILEENDRTHVAGCDFHPAKALGHPDLAPYLDLSRPVALMMNSVIHHVADDDSAAAIVREWLDAVPSGSYLMLTHQYDPADGSEASLLIRELERMFRGTEIAARPRSRETIASYFAGLELVPPGLTHPHDWWPSGPRMLPLSALNFTVLAAVARKP